A window of Sulfurimonas sp. contains these coding sequences:
- a CDS encoding helix-turn-helix transcriptional regulator gives MLESEPDIFLDAIVVNVKNARIERNVSQLKLAHILNFSSPNYIAKIETRKHGVSYNLLHLCKIAEAFDMEVVDFIPTSKKTL, from the coding sequence TTGCTTGAATCTGAACCTGATATTTTTCTTGATGCAATTGTTGTAAATGTAAAGAATGCAAGAATAGAAAGAAATGTCAGCCAATTGAAGTTAGCCCATATTTTGAATTTCAGCTCCCCTAATTACATCGCTAAAATTGAAACTCGTAAACATGGTGTTAGTTATAATTTATTACACTTGTGTAAAATTGCAGAAGCTTTTGATATGGAAGTTGTAGATTTTATACCTACTAGTAAAAAAACATTGTGA